Proteins encoded by one window of Emticicia oligotrophica DSM 17448:
- a CDS encoding (2Fe-2S)-binding protein — protein MAIFNLTVNGKKTKVDVEPDMPLLWVVRDFVGLKGTKFGCGMAQCGACTVHVNGEATRSCQIPVSSLPKNAKITTIEGIGETQLHAVQQAWIDEQVPQCGYCQSGQIMSAVALLKSNPNPTDADIDNYMSGNLCRCGTYDRIRKGIHRAAESLKK, from the coding sequence ATGGCAATATTTAATCTTACCGTAAACGGAAAAAAAACAAAAGTAGATGTAGAGCCAGATATGCCCCTACTTTGGGTTGTACGTGACTTTGTAGGTCTTAAAGGTACGAAGTTTGGCTGCGGAATGGCTCAGTGCGGTGCATGTACAGTACATGTAAACGGAGAAGCAACACGCTCGTGTCAGATTCCAGTTTCTTCTCTTCCAAAGAATGCAAAGATTACAACTATCGAAGGTATTGGTGAAACACAACTACACGCAGTACAGCAAGCATGGATTGATGAGCAAGTTCCACAATGTGGCTATTGTCAATCTGGTCAAATTATGTCGGCAGTAGCTTTATTAAAGTCAAACCCAAATCCAACTGATGCCGATATTGATAACTACATGAGTGGAAATTTGTGCCGTTGTGGTACTTATGACCGTATTCGTAAAGGAATTCACCGAGCAGCTGAAAGTTTGAAAAAATAA